In the genome of Saccharomonospora viridis DSM 43017, one region contains:
- a CDS encoding sulfurtransferase, giving the protein MRPVISTAELADLLDSDHPPTVLDVRWRLTGPSGRDSYERGHVPEAVFVDVDTELSGKPGIEGRHPLPEPAVLQRTLRAAGVSGSRPVVVYDDGDGSVAARAWWLLRWGGHRRVAVLDGGFAAWSAEGRPVETNIVRPEPGDVVIRPGALPVLDADDAASLARSGVLLDARAPQRYTGEVEPVDPKAGHVPGAINSPFTEHLDENGRWRSAEELARHFAELGVGPETPVGVYCGSGITACSVVLALELAGHPRPAALYAGSWSNWVADPDRPVATGPQPG; this is encoded by the coding sequence ATGCGACCCGTTATCTCGACTGCCGAACTCGCCGACTTACTCGACTCCGATCACCCTCCGACAGTGCTCGACGTGCGTTGGCGTCTCACCGGTCCGTCGGGACGTGATTCCTACGAGAGAGGACACGTTCCGGAAGCTGTGTTCGTGGACGTGGACACCGAACTATCGGGAAAGCCTGGTATCGAGGGTAGACATCCGCTGCCCGAACCGGCCGTTTTGCAACGCACGTTACGTGCCGCCGGGGTGAGCGGTTCCCGACCCGTGGTGGTCTATGACGACGGGGACGGTTCCGTGGCGGCGAGGGCGTGGTGGTTGTTGAGGTGGGGTGGACATCGTCGGGTGGCGGTGCTCGACGGTGGTTTCGCCGCGTGGTCGGCGGAGGGCCGCCCGGTCGAGACGAACATCGTCCGACCCGAGCCGGGTGATGTCGTGATCCGGCCGGGGGCGCTGCCTGTCCTCGATGCCGATGACGCCGCGTCACTGGCCCGCAGCGGTGTGTTGCTCGATGCTCGCGCTCCGCAGCGGTATACGGGTGAGGTGGAACCGGTGGACCCGAAGGCCGGACATGTGCCCGGGGCGATCAATTCGCCGTTCACCGAGCACCTCGACGAGAACGGTCGGTGGCGTTCGGCCGAGGAACTGGCACGACACTTCGCCGAACTCGGCGTCGGACCGGAGACCCCCGTGGGGGTGTACTGCGGGTCCGGGATCACGGCGTGTTCGGTCGTGCTCGCTTTGGAACTCGCGGGACACCCGCGGCCCGCGGCTCTGTACGCGGGTTCGTGGTCGAACTGGGTCGCCGACCCGGACAGGCCGGTCGCCACAGGGCCGCAACCCGGCTGA
- the galE gene encoding UDP-glucose 4-epimerase GalE, whose translation MPIESTTSSTPMKLIVTGGAGYIGSVCTARLLEAGHEVTVVDDLSTGHADAVPEGARFVQGDAAEVASTLLAEGFDGVLHFAAKSLVGESMQDPGAYWRGNVLTSLRLLEAMRTHGVQRLVFSSTAATYGEPETTPIPETAPTAPTNTYGATKLAIDHAITSYARAHGLAAVSLRYFNVAGAYGRYGERHTTETHLIPLILQVATGHRDQVYIYGDDYPTEDGTAIRDYIHVVDLADAHLLALAHAEPGTHQIFNLGNGTGFSVRQVIDACREVTGHPIPAVVSQRRAGDPAILVASSDKARQVLGWKPQHTDLPGIVADAWEFTRQRLERQ comes from the coding sequence ATGCCCATCGAGAGCACGACGTCGAGCACGCCCATGAAACTGATCGTCACGGGTGGCGCAGGCTATATCGGCAGTGTGTGCACGGCTCGCCTACTCGAAGCGGGGCACGAGGTCACAGTGGTCGACGACCTGTCCACCGGCCATGCCGACGCCGTGCCCGAAGGCGCTCGATTCGTGCAGGGCGACGCAGCCGAGGTCGCGAGCACTCTGCTCGCCGAAGGCTTCGACGGTGTTCTGCACTTCGCCGCGAAAAGCCTGGTCGGTGAGTCGATGCAGGACCCCGGTGCCTATTGGCGCGGCAACGTACTCACTTCCCTTCGTCTTCTCGAGGCGATGCGGACACACGGCGTTCAGCGGCTGGTGTTCTCCTCGACAGCGGCGACGTACGGTGAGCCGGAGACGACACCGATCCCGGAAACCGCTCCCACGGCTCCGACCAACACGTACGGCGCGACCAAACTCGCCATCGACCACGCCATCACCAGCTACGCGCGTGCTCATGGCCTGGCGGCCGTGAGCCTGCGCTACTTCAATGTCGCCGGCGCCTACGGCCGTTACGGCGAACGGCACACCACCGAGACCCACCTGATCCCGTTGATCCTGCAGGTGGCGACCGGACACCGCGATCAGGTGTACATCTACGGCGACGACTACCCCACCGAAGACGGCACGGCCATCCGGGATTACATCCACGTGGTGGACCTCGCGGACGCGCATCTGCTCGCGCTCGCTCACGCCGAACCGGGCACGCACCAGATCTTCAACCTGGGCAATGGCACCGGCTTCTCGGTGCGCCAGGTGATCGACGCCTGCCGCGAGGTCACGGGGCACCCCATCCCGGCCGTGGTGTCGCAGCGCCGGGCCGGCGACCCCGCCATCCTGGTGGCCTCCAGCGACAAGGCCCGACAGGTACTCGGCTGGAAGCCGCAGCACACCGATCTGCCGGGCATTGTCGCCGACGCCTGGGAATTCACCCGTCAGCGTCTGGAGAGGCAGTAG
- a CDS encoding DUF4192 domain-containing protein — protein MASTTGPNSTDDTADTTTIDLRDPGDLLAATPHLLGFEPSDSVVLVGHRGEAGTHIGNIVRADLPTPGNEITLATRLVEPLLRTSVAVTVIVVGGRCPDGTGPPADAVVTAVKDVFGKAGLPVQHALWVPTIRAGAPWRCYDDVCCAGYLPDPRSTVLAAVTTHAGLVTHSSRAAMQRQLDPVAQDVLDRRAAMLNRRAVVDALDEPEAIRRGRVAVRRALSRAWKGTLAPSDTEVVELALGLTLPDVRDACLATALPVGSAHAVAAERLWLLLTRHTPAPERAEPATLLAYSAYVRGEGALAGMALSVARAADPGHVLSQLLSQALDHGLPPETLAGLARSSDNGPIWKAPPDDAVLGFRCHEAEDGDSDGP, from the coding sequence ATGGCTTCCACGACAGGACCGAATTCGACGGACGACACGGCGGACACGACCACGATCGATCTCAGGGATCCGGGGGACTTGCTTGCGGCCACCCCTCATCTACTCGGCTTCGAACCGAGCGATTCGGTGGTGCTGGTCGGTCACCGAGGCGAGGCCGGAACGCACATCGGCAACATCGTGCGGGCAGATCTACCCACGCCCGGAAACGAGATCACACTGGCCACACGGCTGGTGGAACCCCTCCTGCGCACTTCGGTCGCCGTCACCGTCATCGTCGTGGGTGGACGGTGTCCGGATGGGACGGGCCCACCCGCCGACGCTGTCGTCACCGCCGTCAAGGACGTCTTCGGCAAGGCGGGGCTTCCTGTACAACACGCCCTGTGGGTGCCGACGATCCGGGCGGGGGCCCCATGGCGGTGTTATGACGACGTCTGTTGTGCGGGGTATCTGCCCGATCCGCGGAGTACGGTGCTGGCGGCCGTGACCACACATGCGGGGTTGGTGACCCACAGCAGCCGGGCCGCCATGCAACGTCAGCTCGATCCCGTGGCACAGGATGTCCTGGACCGCAGGGCGGCGATGCTGAACCGGCGTGCCGTCGTCGACGCTCTCGACGAACCGGAGGCGATACGCCGAGGACGGGTCGCGGTGCGCAGAGCATTGTCGCGGGCGTGGAAGGGGACACTGGCACCGTCCGACACCGAGGTGGTGGAGCTGGCGCTCGGCCTCACGCTGCCCGATGTGCGCGACGCGTGTCTTGCCACGGCCCTACCCGTCGGCAGTGCCCACGCCGTCGCAGCGGAGCGGCTGTGGCTTCTGCTGACGCGGCACACGCCTGCGCCCGAGCGTGCGGAACCAGCGACCCTGCTGGCCTACTCGGCCTACGTGCGAGGTGAGGGTGCTCTCGCGGGAATGGCGTTGTCGGTGGCGCGGGCCGCCGATCCCGGCCATGTGTTGTCCCAGTTGCTCAGCCAGGCGCTCGATCACGGTTTACCACCGGAGACGCTCGCCGGTCTGGCCCGGTCCAGCGACAACGGTCCGATCTGGAAGGCCCCACCGGACGACGCCGTCCTCGGCTTTCGGTGTCACGAAGCCGAGGACGGCGACTCGGACGGCCCGTGA
- a CDS encoding metal-dependent transcriptional regulator: MNDLIDTTEMYLRTIFELEEEGVVPLRARIAERLQQSGPTVSQTVARMERDGLVVVADDRHLKLTEHGRELAVAVMRKHRLAERLLVDVIGLEWEQVHNEACRWEHVMSEAVERKLVTLLGNPTTSPYGNPIPGLDKLEAGKPAPPAEADLVRLDEVAKSGGGQVEIRRIAEHVQLDEELMGKLRSVGVVPGGTVKVGKIANGDPTVEVSNGTTSAHIPASALHAVLAQVR, translated from the coding sequence GTGAACGATCTCATCGACACTACCGAGATGTACTTGCGCACCATCTTCGAGCTCGAGGAGGAGGGTGTCGTACCGCTGCGCGCCCGCATAGCGGAGCGTCTGCAGCAGAGCGGCCCCACCGTGAGCCAGACGGTGGCGCGCATGGAACGCGACGGACTGGTGGTCGTCGCTGACGACCGGCACCTCAAACTCACCGAGCACGGCCGCGAACTGGCGGTCGCGGTCATGCGGAAGCATCGGCTTGCCGAACGACTGCTCGTTGACGTCATCGGACTGGAATGGGAGCAGGTGCACAACGAGGCGTGTCGTTGGGAACACGTCATGAGCGAGGCGGTGGAACGCAAACTCGTCACGCTGCTGGGAAATCCGACGACGTCGCCGTACGGTAACCCGATCCCGGGCCTCGACAAGCTCGAGGCGGGCAAGCCGGCGCCGCCCGCCGAAGCCGACTTGGTACGGCTCGATGAGGTCGCCAAGTCCGGCGGTGGGCAGGTGGAGATCCGGCGGATCGCCGAGCACGTGCAACTCGACGAGGAGCTCATGGGCAAGCTGCGTTCGGTCGGGGTCGTGCCCGGAGGCACGGTGAAGGTCGGCAAGATCGCCAATGGGGACCCCACCGTGGAGGTGTCCAACGGCACCACGTCCGCTCACATTCCCGCATCGGCCCTGCATGCCGTACTCGCACAGGTTCGCTGA